One Pseudoalteromonas sp. UG3-2 DNA window includes the following coding sequences:
- the fkpB gene encoding FKBP-type peptidyl-prolyl cis-trans isomerase, translating into MSEQVIGAKSEVLFHFSIKLEDGSAADSTKVHNKPAKLFMGDGSLTENFEKCLLGLQAGDEKSFELAPEDAFGQPNPDNIYYVDRSKFGADTPAEVGTIIAFTQPDGTELPGLVREVAGDSVTIDFNHPLAGQRVTFEVEILEVKN; encoded by the coding sequence GTGAGTGAACAAGTTATTGGAGCAAAATCGGAAGTATTGTTCCACTTTTCTATCAAATTGGAAGATGGCTCGGCTGCTGACTCAACTAAAGTCCACAATAAACCAGCAAAGTTATTTATGGGCGATGGTAGCCTCACAGAGAACTTTGAAAAGTGTTTATTAGGGCTGCAGGCCGGTGACGAAAAGTCATTTGAGCTGGCGCCAGAAGATGCCTTTGGGCAGCCTAACCCAGATAATATTTATTACGTCGATAGAAGCAAATTTGGCGCCGACACCCCAGCTGAGGTTGGCACCATTATCGCTTTTACTCAACCGGATGGTACGGAGCTGCCTGGTTTGGTGAGAGAGGTTGCTGGTGACTCTGTGACCATTGATTTTAATCACCCTTTAGCAGGGCAAAGAGTGACATTTGAAGTGGAAATCCTTGAGGTGAAAAACTAA
- the murJ gene encoding murein biosynthesis integral membrane protein MurJ, giving the protein MAKGLFKSGMIVSAMTMISRILGLVRDAVVANLLGAGLAADVFLFANRIPNFLRRLFAEGAFAQAFVPVLSEIKEQHGDDKVRIFVAQAAGTLGTILLLVTLLGVIGSPVIAALFGTSWFIDWWQGGGDAEKFVLASALLKLTFPYLFFISLVALSGAVLNVYNRFAAAAFTPVLLNVAIISCAILLHDTFSEGAYALALGVFIGGVVQLLFQLPFLLRLKVLSRPKFAWHSPEISKVRKLMIPAMFGVSVSQINLLLDTVIASFLVTGSIAWLYYSDRLIEFPLGLFGIGIATVILPALSKLHAGQKLQDFQKTLDWGVRFVIFLGLPAMLGLMVISPLIIAVLFGHGEFVSQNADNIDKVSMGVAAYSVGLLSFMLIKVLAPGFYARQDTKTPVRIGIITMVLNMVFNLILAPFIGYLGLALATSLSASCNAWLLYRRLSQQQVYQFSAFSLQFTFKCLFAALCMATGVYYLSIQFAWLSWSLVDQITLLSGLMAVAMVSYFGLLYCLGIRLHTIKEA; this is encoded by the coding sequence GTGGCAAAAGGGTTATTTAAATCAGGCATGATTGTCAGTGCCATGACCATGATATCGCGTATTTTGGGACTGGTTCGCGATGCCGTGGTGGCCAATTTACTCGGTGCAGGGCTCGCCGCGGACGTTTTTTTGTTTGCCAACCGCATTCCTAACTTTTTACGTCGACTATTCGCCGAAGGGGCGTTTGCCCAAGCCTTCGTGCCAGTGCTGTCTGAAATAAAAGAGCAACACGGTGACGATAAGGTGCGTATTTTTGTGGCTCAAGCGGCAGGTACGCTAGGAACCATTTTACTGCTAGTGACCTTGCTTGGGGTCATTGGCTCACCAGTGATTGCAGCACTGTTTGGCACCAGCTGGTTTATTGATTGGTGGCAAGGTGGCGGGGATGCTGAAAAGTTTGTTTTAGCCAGCGCACTATTGAAATTAACCTTTCCCTATTTATTTTTTATTTCTTTGGTTGCGCTCAGTGGCGCTGTACTCAATGTTTACAACCGCTTTGCAGCCGCAGCGTTTACTCCTGTGTTGCTGAACGTGGCCATTATCTCTTGCGCTATTTTACTGCACGATACCTTTAGCGAGGGGGCCTATGCGTTGGCGCTGGGCGTATTTATCGGTGGCGTGGTGCAGTTACTGTTTCAGTTGCCTTTCTTATTGCGGCTTAAGGTTCTAAGCCGGCCCAAGTTTGCATGGCATAGCCCGGAAATTAGCAAAGTAAGAAAACTGATGATCCCCGCCATGTTTGGGGTGTCGGTAAGTCAAATTAACCTGCTGCTTGATACGGTGATTGCTTCTTTTTTAGTTACCGGCTCCATTGCTTGGTTGTATTACTCAGACCGCTTAATTGAATTTCCATTAGGCTTGTTTGGTATCGGTATTGCTACGGTGATTTTACCGGCACTGTCTAAGTTGCACGCAGGGCAAAAGCTGCAGGACTTTCAAAAAACGCTAGACTGGGGAGTGAGGTTCGTTATTTTTCTTGGTTTGCCGGCCATGCTGGGTCTAATGGTGATTAGCCCACTGATTATTGCGGTGCTGTTCGGCCACGGTGAGTTTGTGTCACAAAATGCAGATAACATAGACAAGGTGAGCATGGGAGTTGCAGCATACTCCGTCGGCTTATTGAGCTTTATGTTGATTAAGGTGTTGGCGCCGGGGTTTTATGCTCGTCAAGACACCAAAACCCCAGTAAGAATTGGAATTATCACCATGGTTTTAAACATGGTGTTTAATTTGATTTTAGCGCCATTTATTGGCTATTTGGGGTTAGCACTGGCCACCTCGCTGTCGGCTTCGTGCAATGCTTGGCTATTATACCGCAGGTTATCACAGCAACAGGTTTATCAGTTCAGCGCCTTTTCATTACAGTTTACCTTTAAATGTCTTTTTGCTGCTCTGTGCATGGCCACTGGAGTGTATTATCTCAGCATTCAGTTCGCTTGGCTTAGCTGGAGCTTAGTGGATCAAATTACACTGCTTAGCGGCCTAATGGCGGTGGCAATGGTGAGCTACTTTGGTTTACTTTACTGCTTGGGTATTAGATTACACACAATCAAAGAGGCTTGA
- a CDS encoding sensor histidine kinase: MATSIRLLSALLNERGVLALLVTSQLLAFIYTLAGNMPFWQSLGLTSLFIHFTAFCALAILSLLKRFCERLPDWQEAILVISVFVSCSAITSLVVPIVFALLGFIDDSSFTLDVGRNMAICIAVITLFVHFLAIYRDNIGNVQALSEAELIALQARIRPHFLYNALNMVAELCHVDSKAAEQAALNLAELSKAAMANKAAVTLNHEIALCQSYIELEKWRFAERLRVTWQVESGLDEQRIPSLILQPLLENAVIHGVEPSPNGADIEVTIAINAAMLCISVKNSFNPELPLAHQGHGIGLDNIRRRLHLQYGQAVDFTAQPQQDSFIVHFKIPLSS, translated from the coding sequence ATGGCAACGTCTATTCGGTTGTTATCTGCATTATTAAATGAGCGAGGTGTGCTAGCACTGCTGGTCACCTCGCAGCTTCTAGCCTTTATCTACACCCTCGCAGGCAATATGCCATTTTGGCAATCCCTCGGTCTCACCAGTTTATTTATTCATTTTACCGCGTTTTGTGCACTGGCCATATTGTCGCTGTTAAAGCGTTTCTGTGAACGTTTACCGGATTGGCAAGAAGCCATTTTAGTGATCAGTGTGTTTGTAAGCTGTAGCGCTATAACCAGCCTAGTGGTGCCTATTGTTTTTGCGTTGCTCGGCTTTATTGATGACAGCAGCTTTACTCTAGACGTGGGCCGCAATATGGCAATTTGTATTGCTGTGATAACCTTATTTGTGCATTTTTTAGCGATTTATAGAGATAACATTGGCAATGTCCAAGCGCTATCTGAGGCTGAGTTAATCGCTTTACAAGCACGGATCCGACCGCACTTTTTATATAACGCATTAAATATGGTGGCTGAGCTCTGCCACGTGGATAGCAAAGCGGCGGAGCAGGCCGCACTGAATTTGGCTGAATTATCAAAAGCTGCCATGGCCAACAAAGCTGCAGTCACACTCAACCATGAAATTGCACTGTGTCAATCTTATATAGAATTAGAAAAGTGGCGTTTTGCTGAGCGGTTACGGGTGACGTGGCAGGTGGAATCGGGGCTTGATGAACAACGTATTCCTAGTTTAATACTGCAACCTCTACTAGAAAATGCAGTGATCCATGGTGTCGAGCCGAGCCCTAACGGTGCCGATATCGAAGTAACGATAGCAATAAACGCGGCAATGCTGTGTATCAGCGTTAAAAATAGCTTTAATCCCGAGCTGCCGCTCGCCCACCAAGGTCATGGCATAGGCCTGGATAACATTCGTCGTAGGCTGCATTTACAGTATGGTCAGGCGGTTGACTTTACCGCGCAGCCACAACAAGATAGTTTTATTGTGCACTTTAAGATCCCGCTGTCATCATGA
- the ispH gene encoding 4-hydroxy-3-methylbut-2-enyl diphosphate reductase codes for MEILLANPRGFCAGVDRAISIVERALDIFTAPIYVRHEVVHNKYVVDGLKSRGAVFVEELDEVPDDSIVIFSAHGVSQQVRNEAKRRELKVFDATCPLVTKVHMEVTRASRKGIECVLIGHNGHPEVEGTMGQYDNAEGGIYLVEQPEDVAKLQVKNPDNLFYCSQTTLSVDDTADVIDALRAKFPNISGPRKDDICYATQNRQDAVRDLADKVDLLLVVGAKNSSNSNRLRELAVKMGTQAHLIDDASSIDQSWFDKVAKVGVTAGASAPEVLVQQVISRLKDLGGQEVVENPGQEENVVFAVPVELR; via the coding sequence ATGGAGATTTTGCTGGCCAATCCAAGAGGCTTTTGTGCTGGGGTCGACCGTGCGATTAGTATTGTCGAACGCGCACTGGATATTTTCACTGCACCTATTTACGTACGTCACGAAGTGGTACATAACAAATACGTTGTGGATGGCCTGAAATCACGTGGCGCAGTGTTTGTTGAAGAGCTCGATGAAGTGCCTGACGACAGCATTGTTATTTTTAGCGCCCATGGGGTTTCTCAACAAGTGCGTAATGAAGCCAAGCGTCGCGAGTTAAAAGTGTTCGATGCTACCTGCCCGTTGGTTACAAAAGTGCATATGGAAGTCACTCGCGCGAGCCGCAAAGGCATAGAGTGTGTTCTGATTGGTCATAATGGTCATCCGGAAGTTGAAGGTACCATGGGCCAGTATGATAACGCTGAAGGCGGGATCTACTTGGTAGAACAACCTGAGGACGTGGCTAAGCTGCAAGTAAAGAATCCTGATAACCTTTTTTATTGCAGTCAAACTACCTTGTCTGTGGATGACACCGCAGATGTTATCGATGCCTTACGTGCTAAGTTTCCTAACATCAGTGGCCCGCGTAAAGACGATATTTGCTACGCCACGCAAAACCGTCAAGATGCGGTACGCGACTTGGCCGATAAAGTCGACTTACTGCTGGTTGTGGGGGCAAAAAATAGCTCTAACTCAAACCGCTTGCGTGAACTGGCAGTGAAGATGGGAACTCAAGCTCATCTAATTGATGACGCCAGCTCAATTGACCAAAGCTGGTTCGACAAAGTCGCTAAAGTTGGCGTTACTGCCGGAGCATCGGCGCCAGAAGTCTTGGTGCAACAAGTTATTTCTCGCCTTAAAGATCTTGGTGGTCAAGAGGTGGTAGAAAACCCAGGCCAAGAAGAGAACGTCGTATTTGCCGTTCCAGTTGAGCTCAGGTAG
- the rpsT gene encoding 30S ribosomal protein S20: MANIKSAKKRAITSEKRRKHNASRRSMMRTYFKKVIAAIEAGDKEAATQAFAVATPILDRYATKGLIHKNKAARHKSRLAAKIKAL, from the coding sequence TTGGCTAACATCAAGTCTGCAAAAAAACGCGCTATCACTAGCGAAAAGCGTCGCAAGCACAACGCAAGCCGTCGTTCAATGATGCGTACATACTTCAAAAAAGTAATCGCTGCTATTGAAGCTGGTGATAAAGAAGCTGCAACTCAAGCATTTGCAGTTGCAACACCTATCCTAGACCGTTACGCAACTAAGGGTCTAATCCACAAAAACAAAGCTGCTCGTCATAAGAGCCGCCTAGCTGCTAAAATCAAAGCGCTTTAA
- the lspA gene encoding signal peptidase II yields MTQTTRKSGLVWLWLSLLLFAVDYLTKALVMAEMKLYESIDILPIFNLTYMHNYGAAFSFLSDAGGWQRYFLSAIAIVISTLLVFWLRKLPASNWKLGMAYAMVLGGAVGNLYDRIIHGYVIDFLHFYYQDWHYPAFNIADMAIVGGAALLIFDAFTSGDQPQEKNS; encoded by the coding sequence GTGACACAAACGACACGCAAAAGTGGTCTAGTGTGGTTGTGGTTAAGTCTACTGCTGTTTGCAGTAGACTACCTGACAAAAGCACTAGTGATGGCTGAGATGAAGCTGTATGAGTCTATCGACATCCTGCCAATTTTTAACCTAACCTACATGCATAACTATGGTGCGGCGTTCAGTTTTTTAAGTGATGCCGGTGGTTGGCAACGTTACTTTCTAAGTGCCATTGCCATCGTTATTAGCACCCTTTTAGTATTTTGGTTACGCAAACTGCCTGCTTCAAACTGGAAGCTCGGCATGGCTTACGCGATGGTATTAGGTGGTGCGGTAGGCAATTTGTATGACAGGATCATCCATGGTTACGTCATCGACTTTTTGCATTTTTACTACCAAGATTGGCATTATCCAGCCTTTAACATAGCAGACATGGCGATTGTAGGCGGTGCTGCACTACTAATTTTCGATGCATTTACCAGTGGTGATCAGCCACAGGAGAAAAATTCGTGA
- the ileS gene encoding isoleucine--tRNA ligase, with protein sequence MSDYKHTLNLPETEFPMRGNLAQREPKMLKKWYEADLYGQIRTAKQGKKPFILHDGPPYANGNIHLGHSVNKILKDIIIKSKTLADFDAPYVPGWDCHGLPIELQVEKKVGKPGKKVSVAEFREKCREYAKKQVEGQKTDFKRLGVLGDWDKPYLTMNFDFEANAIRVLGRIIKNGHLHKGAKPVHWCTDCGSALAEAEVEYQDKQSPAIDVKFTFVDQAAVIAAFDLAAGHEGKGQVSTAIWTTTPWTLPANRAVAVHGGLEYALVQIEDEGQEQRLVLGSELVNDAVDRFGFKHYHVLGYVKGEALENLRVGHPFYDFDVPVILGEHVTTDSGTGIVHTAPGHGQEDFSAGLDYGLEVANPVGANGVYLPDTPLFAGQHVFKANDNVIEVLTEKGALLRHKALTHSYPHCWRHKTPIIFRATPQWFVSMDQANLRADSLNEIKKTQWLPEWGESRIANMVEGRPDWCISRQRTWGVPIALFVDKDTGNLHPDTESLIEAVAKLVEEKGIQAWYDLEPSTLLSEADAEQYIKVQDTLDVWFDSGVTHACVVDAREELSGPADLYLEGSDQHRGWFMSSMMTSVAINGHAPYKQVLTHGFTVDENGRKMSKSLGNVISPQDVMNKLGADILRLWVASSDYSAEMTVSDEIFKRSADRYRRIRNTSRYLLANLSGFDPKTDLVAIEDMVELDRWIVSRAAQLQTEITAAYDKYQMLQVTQKLMNFCTGELGSFYLDVIKDRQYTAKSDSHARRSCQSALYHIAEAMTRWMAPIMSFTAQEIWQVLPGERGDFVFADTWYDAIEGATTGSLDNDYWQNLLAVRDEVNRVLENARKEEVIGATLQAEVTLYTGSDLAEQLNAIGEELRFVLLTSKAKVEVVDSQPDGTVASEVEGLFIQVAATDAQKCERCWHYCDDVGQHEQHQDICGRCISNVEGEGEQRQFA encoded by the coding sequence ATGAGCGACTACAAACATACTTTAAATCTTCCGGAAACCGAGTTTCCGATGCGTGGTAATTTGGCGCAACGCGAACCAAAGATGCTAAAAAAATGGTATGAAGCTGATCTTTATGGTCAGATCCGCACAGCGAAACAAGGTAAAAAGCCATTTATTTTGCATGACGGTCCTCCGTATGCAAATGGTAATATTCACCTTGGTCACTCAGTAAATAAAATCCTCAAAGACATTATTATTAAATCTAAAACCCTTGCCGATTTTGATGCACCTTACGTGCCTGGCTGGGACTGTCATGGTTTGCCTATTGAACTGCAAGTAGAAAAGAAAGTCGGTAAGCCTGGCAAAAAAGTATCGGTTGCTGAGTTCCGTGAAAAGTGCCGTGAATACGCGAAAAAGCAAGTTGAAGGGCAAAAAACAGACTTTAAACGTTTAGGTGTGTTAGGCGATTGGGACAAGCCGTATTTGACCATGAACTTTGACTTTGAAGCCAATGCCATTCGTGTATTAGGCCGCATCATCAAAAATGGTCACCTGCACAAAGGCGCTAAGCCGGTGCATTGGTGTACAGATTGCGGATCAGCCTTGGCAGAAGCCGAAGTAGAATACCAAGATAAACAGTCACCTGCTATCGATGTTAAGTTTACCTTTGTTGATCAAGCCGCGGTAATCGCTGCTTTTGATTTGGCAGCAGGGCATGAAGGCAAAGGCCAAGTAAGCACAGCAATTTGGACCACCACACCGTGGACTCTGCCTGCTAACCGCGCGGTTGCCGTGCATGGTGGCCTTGAGTACGCCTTGGTACAAATTGAAGACGAAGGCCAAGAGCAGCGCTTAGTGCTGGGCTCAGAGCTGGTAAACGACGCAGTTGACCGCTTTGGCTTTAAGCATTACCACGTGCTGGGTTATGTCAAAGGTGAAGCACTCGAAAACCTCCGTGTGGGTCACCCATTCTATGATTTTGATGTCCCCGTTATTCTTGGTGAGCATGTCACCACTGATTCAGGTACCGGTATCGTACATACCGCTCCAGGACACGGTCAGGAAGACTTCAGTGCCGGTCTAGATTATGGCCTTGAAGTGGCAAACCCAGTAGGGGCTAATGGCGTTTACTTACCTGACACACCGCTGTTTGCAGGCCAGCACGTATTTAAAGCCAACGATAATGTTATCGAGGTACTGACTGAGAAGGGCGCCTTGCTACGTCATAAAGCGCTAACGCACAGTTACCCTCATTGTTGGCGCCATAAAACACCGATTATCTTCCGTGCCACACCACAGTGGTTCGTTAGCATGGATCAAGCGAATCTGCGTGCCGATTCACTGAACGAAATTAAAAAGACACAATGGCTACCTGAGTGGGGCGAAAGCCGTATTGCCAACATGGTTGAAGGTCGTCCTGACTGGTGTATTTCACGTCAACGTACTTGGGGTGTGCCAATTGCTTTATTTGTTGACAAAGACACCGGTAATTTACACCCAGATACCGAGTCTTTGATTGAAGCCGTCGCCAAGTTGGTGGAAGAAAAAGGCATTCAAGCTTGGTATGACCTCGAGCCAAGTACTTTGCTAAGCGAAGCTGATGCTGAGCAATACATTAAAGTACAAGATACCCTTGATGTTTGGTTTGATTCTGGTGTTACCCACGCCTGTGTTGTGGATGCTCGCGAAGAACTGAGCGGGCCGGCGGACCTTTACTTGGAAGGCTCTGACCAACACCGTGGTTGGTTTATGTCATCGATGATGACGTCGGTGGCGATTAATGGCCATGCACCTTACAAACAAGTCCTTACCCATGGCTTCACTGTGGATGAAAATGGCCGCAAGATGTCAAAATCACTGGGTAATGTGATCTCGCCGCAAGACGTGATGAATAAGCTGGGCGCTGATATCCTGCGCTTATGGGTGGCTTCAAGTGATTACAGCGCTGAAATGACGGTGTCGGATGAAATCTTCAAGCGCTCTGCAGACCGCTACCGCCGTATTCGTAATACCAGCCGCTACTTGTTGGCGAACTTAAGTGGTTTTGATCCGAAAACCGATCTGGTTGCTATTGAAGACATGGTTGAGTTGGATCGCTGGATCGTTTCCCGTGCTGCGCAATTACAAACAGAAATCACCGCAGCTTACGACAAGTATCAGATGTTACAAGTGACACAAAAGCTGATGAACTTCTGTACTGGTGAGCTGGGCTCTTTCTACTTAGATGTGATCAAAGATCGCCAATACACTGCGAAAAGTGACAGTCATGCCCGCCGTTCATGTCAGTCTGCCTTGTACCATATTGCAGAAGCCATGACTCGTTGGATGGCACCGATCATGAGCTTCACAGCCCAAGAGATTTGGCAAGTACTACCAGGTGAACGTGGCGACTTTGTGTTTGCTGATACTTGGTACGATGCCATTGAGGGGGCGACTACCGGTTCATTAGACAATGACTACTGGCAAAACCTGCTTGCTGTGCGTGACGAAGTTAACCGCGTATTAGAAAATGCTCGTAAAGAAGAGGTGATTGGTGCCACTTTGCAAGCAGAAGTAACCCTATACACAGGCAGCGACTTAGCTGAGCAGCTCAATGCGATCGGTGAAGAATTGCGTTTCGTATTACTGACTTCAAAAGCAAAGGTTGAAGTGGTAGACAGTCAGCCTGACGGCACTGTGGCTTCGGAGGTTGAAGGACTGTTCATCCAGGTTGCAGCGACTGACGCACAAAAGTGTGAGCGTTGTTGGCATTATTGTGATGATGTTGGTCAGCATGAACAGCATCAAGACATTTGTGGCCGCTGTATTAGTAACGTTGAAGGCGAAGGCGAGCAGCGCCAATTTGCCTAG
- the pilV gene encoding type IV pilus modification protein PilV, giving the protein MRNTCKDNGFTLLEVLIAFMILSFGLLGAVALQAKAKQASFDSLQRAAAVELASDILHRMRNNDANNVVDLYDVEFTSDDTVPAKEKCYSDFCSAEEVAQTDIINWQHAIRARERSGSLDNATVCINPTTSTNGVNVEVIVTWRGRQEMTAADDNPAGSCGVNDDRRRAVVMETFLLLRGQP; this is encoded by the coding sequence ATGCGGAATACCTGCAAAGACAATGGCTTCACGCTCTTAGAAGTGCTGATTGCCTTTATGATCTTAAGCTTTGGCTTGCTGGGGGCCGTGGCATTACAGGCCAAAGCCAAGCAAGCGAGTTTTGACTCATTGCAGCGTGCTGCTGCGGTGGAGTTGGCCAGTGATATTTTACACCGAATGCGTAATAACGACGCCAATAATGTCGTCGATTTATATGACGTCGAATTCACCAGTGATGACACTGTGCCTGCCAAGGAGAAGTGCTATAGTGACTTTTGTAGTGCCGAAGAAGTTGCTCAAACTGACATCATTAATTGGCAACACGCCATTCGAGCTCGAGAAAGAAGCGGCTCGTTAGACAATGCCACCGTGTGTATTAATCCCACCACCAGCACCAATGGCGTTAATGTCGAAGTCATTGTCACTTGGCGAGGCCGACAAGAAATGACCGCAGCAGACGATAACCCTGCAGGCAGCTGTGGTGTCAATGATGATAGACGCAGGGCGGTGGTAATGGAAACTTTCTTGCTGTTGCGGGGGCAGCCATGA
- a CDS encoding LytR/AlgR family response regulator transcription factor, whose protein sequence is MTINYLVVDDEPLARARVKRMMSEHQGFLCVGEAGSAEEAEGFLERHSVALVFIDISMPGQDGVSFAQQLRQYFPRMKLVFLTAHPEFALQAFELHANGYLVKPLAADKLATLLTTIFPTSELIRYQVGTELRQLQLDSVVVAQADGKYSKLTLACGKQVLVDHSLKNLLKKYPNYFVQVHRSTLVKRKAIQALNAKGQQHYVKLADMAEPIEVSRRAFKELKQVLSY, encoded by the coding sequence ATGACCATTAACTACCTTGTCGTCGACGATGAACCGTTAGCCAGAGCTCGTGTAAAGAGAATGATGTCTGAGCATCAGGGATTTTTATGTGTTGGCGAAGCAGGCAGTGCCGAGGAAGCCGAGGGGTTTCTTGAGCGCCATTCAGTAGCGCTTGTATTCATCGATATTTCAATGCCAGGGCAAGACGGCGTGAGCTTTGCTCAGCAGTTACGACAATATTTCCCGCGAATGAAGCTGGTGTTTCTCACCGCTCATCCTGAGTTTGCTTTACAAGCTTTCGAACTGCACGCCAACGGCTACTTGGTCAAACCCTTGGCGGCAGATAAGCTCGCGACATTACTCACTACCATTTTTCCAACTAGCGAACTTATTCGTTATCAGGTGGGCACTGAGCTGCGCCAGTTACAACTAGATTCGGTTGTGGTGGCGCAAGCCGATGGCAAATACAGTAAGCTTACCTTAGCGTGTGGCAAACAGGTGTTAGTGGATCACTCGTTGAAAAACTTACTGAAAAAGTACCCTAACTACTTTGTCCAAGTGCATCGCAGTACCTTAGTTAAGCGTAAGGCCATTCAAGCGTTGAATGCAAAAGGGCAGCAGCACTATGTGAAATTAGCAGACATGGCTGAGCCAATCGAGGTGAGCCGCAGAGCATTTAAAGAGCTTAAGCAAGTCTTGTCGTACTGA
- a CDS encoding response regulator gives MDQSISILIVDDVGTVRSFLHQTLMHLGIDHVKEASTATQCVKSCEEEHFDIVFLDIELPDGDGKELIATLNDINPNINVVMVSAHSTVDNVKDAIERGAKGFVVKPFSPKKIAAMLKKFYPDLEIA, from the coding sequence ATGGATCAAAGTATCTCGATTTTAATTGTTGATGATGTAGGAACAGTTCGCAGCTTTTTGCATCAAACCCTCATGCATCTTGGCATCGATCATGTTAAGGAGGCGTCAACCGCAACACAGTGTGTAAAGTCTTGTGAAGAAGAACATTTTGATATTGTTTTTTTAGACATAGAGTTACCCGACGGTGATGGCAAAGAGCTGATCGCGACCTTAAATGATATCAACCCCAACATCAATGTCGTCATGGTATCGGCTCACTCCACGGTGGACAACGTCAAAGACGCCATTGAGCGTGGTGCTAAGGGGTTTGTGGTTAAGCCATTTTCACCGAAAAAAATTGCCGCCATGCTGAAAAAGTTCTATCCAGACTTAGAAATAGCATAA
- the ribF gene encoding bifunctional riboflavin kinase/FAD synthetase: MQLIRGIHNIRPHHFGCVLTIGNFDGVHLGHVEVLKGLISDAKHYQLPSTVMLFEPQPLEFFAKDRAPARLTRLRDKLVLLKELGIERVICVNFNRKFAAQDAEQFIKQVLVAKLGTKALTVGDDFRFGRERAGDFAMLKRVGEPLGMKVKDTASFRKQDCRVSSTLVRQALAVGDLNQAHEMLGHTYAISGRVIHGWKKGRELGFRTANIALKRQVSPVKGVYAVKATVKQQSYYGVANVGNKPTLNGTKALLEVHLFNFSETIYGQFMKVELIEKLRDEQKFETLSQLTEQISRDVSAAKQCFSLT; encoded by the coding sequence ATGCAACTAATCCGAGGGATCCATAATATTCGACCGCATCATTTCGGTTGCGTGTTGACGATTGGAAACTTTGACGGAGTTCATCTTGGACATGTAGAGGTTTTGAAGGGGCTCATAAGCGACGCAAAGCACTACCAATTGCCGAGTACGGTGATGTTGTTTGAGCCACAGCCGCTTGAGTTTTTTGCCAAAGACCGAGCACCTGCCAGGTTAACGCGACTGCGCGATAAACTGGTGTTATTAAAAGAGCTTGGAATTGAGCGGGTTATTTGCGTTAACTTTAACCGTAAATTTGCCGCGCAAGATGCAGAGCAATTTATAAAACAGGTGTTAGTTGCTAAGCTTGGCACTAAGGCATTGACCGTCGGCGACGATTTTCGTTTCGGCCGTGAGCGCGCCGGGGACTTTGCCATGCTAAAGCGAGTGGGCGAGCCCTTGGGTATGAAAGTGAAAGATACGGCCAGTTTTCGCAAGCAAGATTGCCGTGTCAGTAGCACATTAGTACGCCAAGCCTTAGCGGTTGGCGACTTGAACCAAGCTCACGAAATGCTAGGTCATACTTATGCTATATCAGGCCGTGTCATTCATGGTTGGAAAAAAGGCAGAGAGCTGGGTTTTCGCACGGCCAATATCGCCCTTAAACGGCAGGTTAGTCCGGTTAAAGGGGTGTATGCAGTGAAAGCGACCGTGAAGCAACAGAGTTATTACGGTGTTGCCAATGTAGGTAACAAACCGACGTTAAATGGGACTAAAGCTTTATTAGAAGTTCACCTGTTTAACTTTAGTGAGACCATTTATGGTCAATTTATGAAAGTGGAGCTCATAGAAAAGCTTCGCGATGAACAAAAATTCGAAACACTGTCTCAGCTTACAGAGCAAATCAGCCGCGATGTTAGCGCAGCTAAACAGTGTTTTTCTTTAACGTAG